GCAGCTGCGCGCGGCGAGGAAGTCCTGATGGCGGGGCAACGCAACTGTGACTCCGTGGTCAACGCCGGGCGCTTGTCAAAGGCGATCGAGTTCTTCGAGGGTGCCGAGCATCTCCGGCGAGGAAATGCCCAATGCCGCCGGCGACCTGTACGTGGACGCGGGCATCGCGGCCTCGGACGTGCTCTGCTGCGTGCGCCTCGGTGTGCACTCGAACACCGGCAACCACAGCGAGGCCGTCGCCTTGCTCAAGCGAGCGGACAGCGGATCGGAGCGGCACCTGAACACCCTGCTCAACTTCAAGAACAGGGCTGCCTACACACATCAGGATCTGACCTCTGCGGAGTTGAAGAAGATGAACCGCGCCGCCGAGCACCTGGTCGAGGCAGCCAAGCAAGCGGTCGCCGCCCGCGGATAGTTCGCGGGTCGTCCGCATGATCCTCCAGCTCAACCAGTTCTCGACCGCCGCGAATCCGCCCTGTCGGCCCCGATCAGGGGCCAGGCGACACGACATACCGATTACCGAGAGCGACCCGTTCGGGATTTGGTCGCCTACCTGGCGGGCTACCCCGTGCGCAGCACCTTGTTCATCGGTTTGCCGCGCGCCAGTTCGTCGACGAGCTTGTCGAGGTAGCGGATCTTGCGCATCAGCGGATCCTCGACCTCCTGCACCTTGACGCCGCAGACGACACCGGTGATCAGCGAGGCGTTCGGGTTCAGCGAGGCGTCGGCGAAGAACTCCGCGAATGTCGTCTCGTCCTCGAGGTGGTTCCGCAGCGTCGTCTCGTCGAACCCGGTCAGCCAGCAGATGGCCTCGTCCAGTTCGGCCTGGGTGCGACCCTTGCGCTGTATCTTCGCCAGGTAGTGCGGGTACACCGCCGCCACGGCGGTGCCGAAGATCCGGTGCTCCATGCGTCGAGGCTACGGCGTGGCGGCCTTTCTGCCCGCCGTGCCAGACTTCGTTCGTGACCGGCAGCGTGGATCAGATCCCCAAGGCCACCACCGAGTGGACCGCTCAACCCGGCGACGCCCGCCGGGCAACACTGTCAATTCTGCGGCAACCCGCGATGTGGAAACGGCTGCTGACATTCACCACGGTGGTCGCCGCGATCGCCGCAGGCGTGTGCGTCGTCAACGGCAGCGGGTGGCTGGTCGGGTTGGTGATATTCGCGGGGGCGGCCGGGGTGTACGCAGCCTTCGCTGTCGCGGTCAGTCTGGTGTGCGCCTACATCCCCAACCGGCGCGTCCTGCGCACCGGTTCGCGGTGGGCCGCCGGCGGCGACGAAACCCGAATCCGTATCGACACTCCTGCGACCACTCTGGTCATCGACCGCGACAACATCATCTCGGTCCGCGCGGCCGGTGCGCTGATCGTGCTGCGGGTACGGCCCAAGCAGGTCCTAGGGATCCCGACGGCGCTATTCGCCGATCCGGCACTCGAGGGCCTCGTCGACTGACGCGATGGGCCTGGCGTGCGGCGCCCCTCACGCGGTAGGGGGAATCTCAACCGGATCGTCACAGAAGGGATCGATGACGATCCCCGTACTTCTCATCAGTTCAATCGAGCGGTTGGTGTCCATCACGGTCTTCACGTCACCCTCGAGCACCATGTAGGCGGCACGGTTCATCCGCTCGTAGAAGGCCTTCATCGAGTCCAAGCTCCGAAAAACCGGGACATACCGCACACCATCCCGTTCAAGCAGGAACAGTTTCTGCCGGCCGTCCTTCGTGTCCCCGAAAGGCGTGGAATAGAACACCTTCAGCCGCCAGACATCAGCGTCGTCGGCGGGTGGAACGGGCGTCCCCGCCGATGGTGTGAAGCGACCAGGGGAGCGGACAGGCGCCGGCGGGCCGGCAAGAGCATGGGTGACCTGCTCGCGCACCACCCGCTCCAACTCGTCACGGCCAGGCGGCAATCCCGGCGCATGCCCGGGTTCGGCAAGCAGCACAACAGGATTGGTGAGCCCCGTAACGGTCACGGTTCCGACGGGTGTCAGTAGTGTGCCCGGCAGGATGGCAACCTCACGTTCCTCAGGGTGGCGTGAGAGCGGCCCGACGAACCGACCTGTGACAGTGACGATCGCCGCGACCCGGTCTGCGGTGAAGTTCTCTGTGGCGATCCGTGGATCAGCCGACGTGGGAAGAACCGCCGACACCGTAAAGGACTCCCGCGGCGGCGGACCGCTCATGCCGCGGTAGGTGATTCCCGGCGTAGCGGGAAGCGTGGCAATGGCATCAGGCACTCGCACAGCTGTGTATACCACCGCAACCAGCTCGCGGGACCGCACGCGCGATCCTCCTCGAGCCTTGACGGAACCGCCCCTGGGCCAGTTTTTGGCGCGGTTCTCCGTCGCCGCATCGTCGTACGCTCTGCACCATGACCGACGGGTTCCTCGAGGAACTGGAAGCCCATGCCGAAGGTCGTCTCGGATTGCCTGCGGCCAACGCACTGGGGATGTTGCGGGATCGGTGGGTGTTCGTCGGGGAGGGCCACGATGTCCTGCGTGCGCTGACCGAGCAGCTCGGCAAGGACCCTGAATACCGTGAATTCGCGCAGCGCATCCTCACCCTCGCGGACTCGCGACTGGCGGCTGTTCACGAGGGGACCGAGCCGTTCGTCGCCGACAAGGCGTTCACCGCGGCCGACGCCCGGGTGATCGAGCGCGCTGCGCTCGTCGCGCTCAATCTGGACGCCGACTGGGCCGCGCCGATCCCTCGAATACTCGCCCGAGCCGCCATCGCACCCCAGGCGACAGCCAAATCGGCGCCGTCGCAGGCGGTCGCTTTCGCATTGGCTCGGGCCATCATGGCCGCGCCGACACCCGAGAGTGTGGCGGGCCTCGCGGACACCACGCGCGAGGTACGGCACGCCGGGCTCAAGAAGAAGTTCACCAGGTACACGAAGGAGGCTCGCCGGGCGATCGGCGGGCGCCCGGACGTCGCCTTGCGCCTGCCCCTCGAAACCGCGCCCACAAAGGCCCAATTGACGACCTGGACCAAGGCGTTGGAGGCGGGGTGGCTCGTCGGCGCATCGTGGCCGTATCAGACCTGGGTCGACGCTGCCTTCGCCGCGCCGGTCGCACCGATCAGCGCCGGCCTGGTCTGGCGGGTCGTCGACGGGCCGGCGTTCCTCGGCGCGCCGGGCGACTTCGCCGACGCAGAGGGCCGCCCGATAACCGTCCCGACCACCGCCAGGATCCGGCTCTGGCACCCCGCCGCGGCGGCTCCCGCCGAACGGAATGCGTGGCGTCTTCGGGTCCGAAGCCTGCAACTGGTACAGCCTTTCGCGCAAGCGTTCCGCGAGCATTACTCCGGTGCTGACGCCGACCGATTGGTGGCGGCTCACGCGGTTCTGAACGTGCGACAGCTGACCGGTCTGTATCGGGCAGAGGGGTGGACCAGCGAAGGCCACGAGACCATCACCCGACGGGTCGGGGCGGTGGGTGCGGAGATGTGGTTCGACAGCCCGGTGTACCCGGGCTCGGGCGTGGAGACGTGCAGTGCGGTAGGTCTGCGGGTGGGCGCCTTGGGGATGGCCGC
The window above is part of the Mycolicibacterium fortuitum subsp. fortuitum genome. Proteins encoded here:
- a CDS encoding DUF4132 domain-containing protein, giving the protein MTDGFLEELEAHAEGRLGLPAANALGMLRDRWVFVGEGHDVLRALTEQLGKDPEYREFAQRILTLADSRLAAVHEGTEPFVADKAFTAADARVIERAALVALNLDADWAAPIPRILARAAIAPQATAKSAPSQAVAFALARAIMAAPTPESVAGLADTTREVRHAGLKKKFTRYTKEARRAIGGRPDVALRLPLETAPTKAQLTTWTKALEAGWLVGASWPYQTWVDAAFAAPVAPISAGLVWRVVDGPAFLGAPGDFADAEGRPITVPTTARIRLWHPAAAAPAERNAWRLRVRSLQLVQPFAQAFREHYSGADADRLVAAHAVLNVRQLTGLYRAEGWTSEGHETITRRVGAVGAEMWFDSPVYPGSGVETCSAVGLRVGALGMAADGSVTLAAEGSDDAAAVSEILRSADLILSASTVAHDGGASTQSPAGVLATRRVVLEHILAELRSAEPVQIGQRHLVVNGFRISLATGRVTKDGDPVEITPKKRHGVWQPAADRLLTTIVGTVVALLET
- a CDS encoding DUF2200 domain-containing protein, with the translated sequence MEHRIFGTAVAAVYPHYLAKIQRKGRTQAELDEAICWLTGFDETTLRNHLEDETTFAEFFADASLNPNASLITGVVCGVKVQEVEDPLMRKIRYLDKLVDELARGKPMNKVLRTG
- a CDS encoding SseB family protein, with product MKVFYSTPFGDTKDGRQKLFLLERDGVRYVPVFRSLDSMKAFYERMNRAAYMVLEGDVKTVMDTNRSIELMRSTGIVIDPFCDDPVEIPPTA